Proteins from a genomic interval of Heteronotia binoei isolate CCM8104 ecotype False Entrance Well chromosome 5, APGP_CSIRO_Hbin_v1, whole genome shotgun sequence:
- the SMIM32 gene encoding small integral membrane protein 32, with amino-acid sequence MSTNTEILNRTMYGKLSNSTNATDPHLIIQTNAPYIGSTQRPVSSSTFYMSTARVLKEGEINKPDLVTYIVLFFFLLLAVIIIVLFINCQLKNSFFAALPYDRSLREARSPWKTQAV; translated from the coding sequence ATGAGTACCAACACAGAAATTTTAAACAGGACAATGTATGGGAAATTATCCAATTCAACCAATGCGACTGATCCTCACCTAATCATCCAGACCAATGCTCCTTATATAGGGAGCACCCAGAGACCGGTCAGCTCTTCTACTTTTTACATGTCCACAGCCAGGGTATTAAAAGAAGGTGAGATAAATAAGCCAGATCTGgtgacttacattgttctctttttcttcctgctCCTGGCTGTGATAATAATTGTACTTTTTATTAACTGCCAGCTGAAAAATTCTTTTTTTGCCGCACTACCTTATGACAGATCACTACGAGAAGCAAGGAGCCCCTGGAAGACACAGGCTGTGTAA